The genomic segment TCTGCGGAAATTACCCCTTTTTGCTCTGTTTCCTGTTTCGACAGATTCTCTGTCCTTTCGTATTTTATGATATAACTGTCATTATCCCGTTCCACACTGAAGCGGAGGTCATACTCTGCTTCACCATTTTCATAAAGAGTATGTATCTCCGCTTCGGGATAAAACGCTTTGATCAGTTCATAAACATCATGTTCAAAATCTCTGTTCTTAAACAGAATGCCTATTTTACACAAATGGATTATACCTCTTTTCATAACCAATAGTGGTAGATGCATCATGTCCGGGGAAAACCTCGGTCTCTTCAGGAAGCGAATCTACCAGTTTATGGAGACTTCTCACAATTTCTGCTGTACTTCCACCCGGAAAATCCGTTCTTCCAACAGAGCCATAGAACACTGTATCACCGCTGAACAATACACCTTCATCTTTCAGATAATAACAGCAGCTTCCTTTGGTATGTCCCGGTGTATGGATCATCTGAACGGAAAATCCCGCCAGTCTGATAACATCCAGATCCTCCAGAAATACATCCGGCACAATAGAACATCCCTGTCCATAATGTACAGTCATATTGATCGAAGGTTCGCGGAGCATCTCCTCTTCCTGACGACAGGCATAAATCGGAATATTATATTTCTCCTTTACTGCCTGTGCAGCCAGAATGTGGTCAAAATGTCCATGGGTAAGAAGAATCGCCACCGGTTTTCCATTCATCCGGGAAATCTTCATTTCAATCTTCTCCGGACAATCTGCGGGATCAACAATGATCAGTTCTCCGGTTTCTTTATTCTTAAGGAGATAGCAATTTGTATATACAGGTCCTAATATACATTTCTGTAATTCTAAATTCTTCATGTTATTCCTTTCTGTCAATCTGCAGCAGTTCCATAAAATAATGTTCCAGCAGATTTTTCCATGATCAGCCTGTAGTTCTCTCTACGTCAATGACACTCTCTACCTGACGGATCTTCTCGATCAGGGAACGCAGTTCCTCTTTGCTTCCAATCTCAAAACTCATGGAAATAGTTGCCTTCTCCTGCTTGCTTGTACGGCTGTTGATACTTCGCAGGTCGATCTTACGTTCTGTAAATATTTTAGAAAGATCCACAAGAAGCCCTGTACGGTTATTTGCATAAACCTGAATCTCAGCCATATACTTCTCTTTTTCCTTGGTATCAGGCTGCTGCCATTCCGCCTCGATCAATCGTGTCCTGTCCGTCTCAGACATATTCAGCACATTGACGCAATCTGTACGATGGATTGTGATTCCACGTCCTCTTGTAACAAAGCCTACAATCTCGTCACCCGGGATCGGATTACAGCACTTGGAAAAACGGACTGCCACATCATGGATTCCTTTTACCACAATTCCACTCTTGCTCTTGGCAATGTGAAGCTTCTCCTGTGTCTCAGAAGCAGCCTCAAGAACCTGCTCATCTGTCAGATTCTTCTTATTTTCCTTATCATAAGCCTCTACCAGCTTATTGAAAACCTGACCTTCTTTCAATCCGCCATGACCAATTGCAGCAAGTACTGAATCCCAGTCCCTGAAACCATATTTACGCAAAACAGCCTCCAGATACTGGGTTTTTGTATAATTTGCGATCTTAAATCCCTTTGCACGCGCATACTGCGCAAGCATCTCCTTGCCCTTAAGGATATTATCTTCTTTTAATTCCTTCTTGAACCACTGGTTAATCTTGTTCTTTGCCTGAGTACTCTTAACCAGTTTCAACCAGTCGCGGCTTGGTCCCTGAGAATTCTGTGAAGTAATGATTTCAATACGGTCGCCGTTTTTGATCTCATATTCAATCGGAACCAGCTTACCGTTAACTCTGGCACCTACCATCTTATTTCCGACTGCACTGTGAACACTGTACGCAAAATCCACCGGTGTAGAACCGCTTGGAAGTGTTTTAACATCTCCCTGTGGAGTGAAACAGTAAACACTGTCCGCAAAAAGATCCAGGTCATTCTTCAGAAGACTCATGAATTCTTTGTTATCAGACATGTCTCTCTGCCATTCCAGAATCTGACGCAGCCAGTTCAGTTTCTCTTCCTCACTCTTACCTACAGGAGCCTTTCCGTCAGACGACTCCTTATATTTCCAGTGTGCAGCGATACCATATTCTGCAGTTCTGTGCATTTCATAAGTACGGATCTGGATTTCAAAGGGCTGTCCGTTGGGTCCGATCAATGTGGTATGCAATGACTGATACATATTGGGTTTCGGCATGGCAATATAATCTTTAAACCGTCCCGGAATTGGCTTATACATCTCATGGATCACACCAAGGGCAGCATAACAATCCTTCACTGTATCTACAAGAATACGGACAGCAAATAAATCATAAATCTGATCAATAGTCTTATCCTGATTTACCATCTTCTTGTAGATGCTGAAAAAGTGTTTTACACGTCCGTCCACCTGCGCCTTAATATTGGCATCATCCATATGTTTCTTAACTTCTTTTACAATCGCACCTACAAACTGTTCTCTCTCGCTTTTACGCAGGGCAACCTTATGCACCAGGTCATAATATACATCCGGCTTAAGGTATTTCAGCGACAGGTCATCCAGCTCTACCTTTATCTTGGAAATACCCAGACGCATGGCAATAGGAGCATAAATATCCATGGTCTCTCTGGCCTTTTCCTGCTGCTTTTCAGGACGCATATACTGTAAGGTACGCATATTATGAAGACGGTCTGCAAGCTTGATCAGAATAACTCTGATATCCTTAGCCATGGCAAGAAACATCTTTCTGAGGTTCTCTGCCTGAACTTCTACTTTATCCGCAGAATAAGATAACTGTCCCAGCTTGGTAACACCATCCACAAGAAGTGCAACCTCTGAACCAAATTCCTTCTCAACTTCCTCATAGGTCATCCAGGTATCTTCAACTGCATCATGAAGAAGACCTGCAACTATCGTTTCTTTGTCAAGTTCCAGATCTGCCAGAATGATGGCAACACACAAAGGATGAATGATATATGGCTCTCCAG from the Blautia wexlerae DSM 19850 genome contains:
- a CDS encoding RelA/SpoT family protein translates to MTEITKSTEAKKDEMQVEKEKLESVKRADAAVKTMHDFTSPEVLYKELINSVLKYHPSTDISMIEKAYKVASEAHEGQKRKSGEPYIIHPLCVAIILADLELDKETIVAGLLHDAVEDTWMTYEEVEKEFGSEVALLVDGVTKLGQLSYSADKVEVQAENLRKMFLAMAKDIRVILIKLADRLHNMRTLQYMRPEKQQEKARETMDIYAPIAMRLGISKIKVELDDLSLKYLKPDVYYDLVHKVALRKSEREQFVGAIVKEVKKHMDDANIKAQVDGRVKHFFSIYKKMVNQDKTIDQIYDLFAVRILVDTVKDCYAALGVIHEMYKPIPGRFKDYIAMPKPNMYQSLHTTLIGPNGQPFEIQIRTYEMHRTAEYGIAAHWKYKESSDGKAPVGKSEEEKLNWLRQILEWQRDMSDNKEFMSLLKNDLDLFADSVYCFTPQGDVKTLPSGSTPVDFAYSVHSAVGNKMVGARVNGKLVPIEYEIKNGDRIEIITSQNSQGPSRDWLKLVKSTQAKNKINQWFKKELKEDNILKGKEMLAQYARAKGFKIANYTKTQYLEAVLRKYGFRDWDSVLAAIGHGGLKEGQVFNKLVEAYDKENKKNLTDEQVLEAASETQEKLHIAKSKSGIVVKGIHDVAVRFSKCCNPIPGDEIVGFVTRGRGITIHRTDCVNVLNMSETDRTRLIEAEWQQPDTKEKEKYMAEIQVYANNRTGLLVDLSKIFTERKIDLRSINSRTSKQEKATISMSFEIGSKEELRSLIEKIRQVESVIDVERTTG
- a CDS encoding MBL fold metallo-hydrolase, with protein sequence MKNLELQKCILGPVYTNCYLLKNKETGELIIVDPADCPEKIEMKISRMNGKPVAILLTHGHFDHILAAQAVKEKYNIPIYACRQEEEMLREPSINMTVHYGQGCSIVPDVFLEDLDVIRLAGFSVQMIHTPGHTKGSCCYYLKDEGVLFSGDTVFYGSVGRTDFPGGSTAEIVRSLHKLVDSLPEETEVFPGHDASTTIGYEKRYNPFV